Proteins found in one Candidatus Hinthialibacter antarcticus genomic segment:
- a CDS encoding SET domain-containing protein-lysine N-methyltransferase, whose amino-acid sequence MRFYPDSIPPFQFEPTTDRFQVQKFENARGEGVVSLVSFQPGDVVAAFSGVVLPHITQFTLQLSESLHIHDPYFMGKVLHHCDPNCITDLKRLLFIATKRIEPGEIITIDYDATEEVLYKSFHCSCGATHCRGFIQGRSPKP is encoded by the coding sequence ATGAGATTTTATCCCGACTCGATTCCACCGTTTCAATTCGAGCCCACCACGGACCGTTTTCAAGTCCAAAAATTTGAAAACGCCCGGGGCGAAGGGGTCGTCTCGTTGGTATCTTTCCAGCCTGGCGATGTCGTCGCCGCCTTCAGCGGGGTGGTCTTGCCCCACATCACCCAATTCACGCTGCAACTGAGCGAGTCGCTGCATATCCATGATCCCTATTTCATGGGAAAAGTTCTCCACCATTGCGATCCGAATTGCATCACGGACCTCAAGCGTCTCTTGTTTATCGCAACCAAGCGCATTGAACCGGGCGAAATCATTACGATTGATTATGATGCGACCGAAGAGGTCTTGTATAAATCATTTCATTGTTCATGCGGCGCGACGCACTGCCGGGGCTTCATCCAAGGCCGCTCCCCTAAACCTTAA
- a CDS encoding S-adenosylmethionine decarboxylase: MEEYRRIIIDNTHYYGKHLIASFKRCTQNITDKQAISDFLHQLAVDIDMKPFGQPIVERFGEGIEIGISGVQLIETSAITVHTNDMARDLYLDVFSCKDFDPDEVLRFVNDRFSPEDETYKVLLRS; encoded by the coding sequence ATGGAAGAATACCGACGTATAATTATCGATAATACGCATTACTACGGCAAACATCTAATCGCATCATTCAAACGCTGCACCCAAAATATCACTGACAAGCAAGCCATCTCTGATTTCTTACATCAACTCGCGGTTGATATTGATATGAAGCCGTTTGGCCAGCCGATTGTCGAGCGCTTTGGCGAAGGCATCGAGATTGGAATCTCCGGCGTTCAACTGATCGAGACCAGCGCGATTACGGTGCACACCAACGACATGGCGCGCGATCTCTATTTAGACGTCTTTAGCTGCAAAGACTTTGATCCTGACGAGGTGTTGCGTTTTGTCAATGACCGATTTTCACCAGAAGACGAAACCTATAAGGTACTATTGCGGTCATGA
- a CDS encoding type I polyketide synthase, with product MNQPAETNSLSPLKRALVAMETLQAKIDALEQQRAEPIAVIGMACRFPGAADSPEAFWRNLKAGVHSVSEIPASRWDIDDYYDPDPETPGKMNTRHGGFIDHVEEFDAPFFSISPREAITMDPQQRILLETAFQAMQDAGMVRERLSGQLTGAFIGVTSNDHSQINLETGDVSNIDTYHITGNTNNAAAGRLSYVMGLRGPCMAIDTACSSSLTAMHQAVRSLQNRECDAALTGGVNLMLSPVTNLALSKTKVLSPSGCCRAFDDGADGMVRGEGCGVVVLKRLSDAQADGDRILAVVRGSAVNQDGPSSGLTVPNGPAQEALIRSALKHAGLNPEEIDYIEAHGTGTSLGDPIELKALANAYASSRPVERPLLIGSVKTNIGHLEAGAGIAGFIKLVLALQHEELPPHLHFEQPTSRFDWQRFSMQVVKQATAWKRGERPRRCGVSSFGFSGVNAHVIVEEAPLATQKQTQFERPVHTLVCSAHSEEALRAAVENLLGGCEALHENQWADVCYSSNGGRGHFAHRLAVSADNLRDGRAQLQAWLDGASCDVACNRVERAPKIAFLFTGQGAQYPQMARQLFDSHPAFRETMETCDRLLRDRLPQPLLEVLYGAQSGDGSLNQTEFTQPALFALEYSLAKLWQSWGVAPSFVAGHSVGEYAAACFAGIFSLEDGVQLIAERARLIQSVQAPGAMLALSCDETTALELIQPYQDVSIAALNSPTQTVVSGGERAIKKIQTLLKEKKIHAVPLRTSHAFHSPLMDEILPQFETYAKQVAFTAPKTAMVSNGTGALADHRITTAQYWTEHIRKPVRFMDGMRALEEKGADTFVEIGPKPLLVNLGQACVNPDGKTWLASLRKEGRDWQDISACLGALYINGAKIDWRGFDRGYSRNRLSLPTYPFQRQRYWVRDEASHQAPRLRGRASQTFLGERMALAGSEEMRFESRISIAAFPFLADHKINSRMVLPLSAFIDIAASASKQITGATVVRIENLSMMAPCVLDENAESVLQTVAQPIGEGRYSFCIYSSRGVEDSEWLQHAVGEFCAGEALDAPSLKVWSASEESESLAQAHYQACRSRGVDFGPAFQAVHALQLSDGRAQSIIDAKSHRPAKRCFIDPVLLDACFQTLGAFVLEDNAERLFLPVGIERIELRLCEDRNGYAQATHVETGADADSIVFDFEMLSSKSEAVASIHGMRLKEAPSDFLLKDNRADIESLFYHIEWTPFDLPQNTTLQHKGRWLVVSEDAAFCGAAKKHLQQHGGECECVTPHQLLQPQFDLKRFGRMIIYCTDDEAQVAQVTYQYTAQLVQIIQRLLKMEASAPLFVMTQNAQCVSPDDDMSGLAQAPLWGVLKCLMQEHPNFSCAMIDVDDVASSVNWQALAQILCAPINENQLGLREGKCYAARMARHQLDKNVTLLSIKPDKAYLITGGLRGIGFAVAGWMVERGATHLVLASRSGKIDAAQERRINDWKQRGVHVYCARCDVSIAQQVQALVENLPQGFPALGGVVHSAGVLDDASIVNLNEERIQNVFAPKVNGAVNLHQATQTMELDFFVLFSSLSTLWGSQGQANYVAANSFLDGFAHWRRAKGLPALCVNWGPWQETGMAANDALLAQFESQGIRALPNERGLAALGRLLDAGAVQCAVADIDWPRLLQRIGSSSVPPLLADIANNEKSEIAVTSQASSANVLDSLLSQTGDQRRQRLSEYLTQRVIAVLRIQPAEFDERTPLNRLGVDSLMAVELRNRLQKELKVDAPIPMFLDGSDTHTLVDRIAQRFEQAHQNPSVQPTSKQSVAQLADNLDSTNAEHLLDKIDDLSDEEIDALFGSAVKDMKHDTK from the coding sequence ATGAACCAGCCAGCCGAAACCAACTCGCTTTCGCCGCTCAAGCGCGCGTTAGTCGCGATGGAAACCCTGCAAGCCAAAATCGACGCGCTCGAACAACAGCGCGCCGAACCCATCGCGGTGATTGGCATGGCCTGCCGCTTTCCCGGCGCCGCCGATTCGCCCGAAGCCTTCTGGCGCAATTTAAAAGCGGGCGTCCATTCGGTGTCGGAGATTCCCGCCAGCCGCTGGGACATTGACGACTATTACGACCCTGACCCTGAAACGCCCGGCAAGATGAACACCCGCCACGGTGGATTCATTGACCATGTCGAAGAATTTGATGCGCCGTTTTTTTCGATCTCGCCGCGTGAAGCGATCACCATGGACCCGCAGCAGCGCATCCTGCTTGAAACGGCTTTTCAAGCAATGCAAGACGCGGGCATGGTGCGCGAACGGCTTTCGGGGCAACTGACCGGGGCGTTCATCGGCGTCACTTCCAATGACCATTCGCAAATCAATCTTGAAACCGGAGACGTGTCCAATATTGATACCTACCACATCACCGGTAACACCAACAACGCCGCCGCCGGGCGCCTCTCGTATGTGATGGGGCTGCGCGGGCCATGTATGGCGATTGACACGGCGTGTTCGTCGTCGCTGACGGCGATGCACCAGGCGGTGCGCAGTCTGCAAAACCGTGAATGCGACGCGGCGTTGACGGGCGGCGTCAATCTGATGTTGTCGCCCGTGACGAACCTTGCGTTATCAAAAACCAAAGTGCTGTCGCCCAGCGGTTGCTGCCGCGCCTTTGACGATGGCGCTGACGGCATGGTGCGCGGCGAAGGCTGCGGCGTGGTCGTGTTAAAGCGGTTGAGCGACGCGCAAGCCGACGGCGATCGCATTCTTGCCGTGGTTCGCGGGTCGGCGGTCAATCAGGACGGCCCCAGCAGCGGCTTGACCGTGCCCAACGGCCCCGCCCAGGAAGCCTTGATTCGCAGCGCATTGAAACACGCAGGATTGAATCCCGAAGAAATTGACTACATCGAAGCGCATGGCACCGGCACCTCGCTGGGCGATCCCATCGAATTAAAAGCACTCGCGAATGCGTACGCCTCGTCGCGGCCTGTTGAGCGCCCATTGTTGATCGGCTCGGTCAAAACCAACATCGGACACTTGGAGGCAGGCGCGGGCATCGCGGGTTTTATTAAACTCGTCCTGGCTTTGCAACATGAAGAACTTCCACCGCATTTACATTTCGAACAACCGACTTCGCGCTTTGATTGGCAGCGTTTCTCCATGCAAGTGGTGAAGCAAGCGACGGCATGGAAGCGCGGCGAACGACCGAGACGGTGCGGAGTGAGTTCGTTTGGCTTCAGCGGCGTGAATGCGCATGTCATTGTCGAAGAAGCGCCGTTGGCGACGCAAAAGCAAACGCAATTCGAGCGGCCTGTTCACACGCTGGTTTGCTCCGCTCATAGCGAAGAGGCGCTTCGCGCAGCGGTGGAGAACTTGTTGGGCGGCTGCGAAGCGCTACATGAAAATCAATGGGCGGACGTTTGTTATTCATCGAACGGCGGGCGCGGGCATTTCGCTCATCGTCTCGCCGTCAGCGCTGATAATTTGCGTGATGGACGGGCTCAGTTGCAGGCGTGGTTAGACGGCGCCTCCTGCGATGTCGCGTGCAATCGCGTAGAGCGCGCGCCGAAAATTGCATTCTTATTTACCGGGCAGGGTGCGCAGTATCCGCAAATGGCGCGGCAATTATTTGATTCGCATCCCGCCTTTCGCGAGACGATGGAAACCTGCGACCGCTTGTTGCGCGACCGATTGCCTCAACCGTTGTTGGAGGTGTTGTATGGCGCCCAAAGCGGCGATGGATCGTTAAACCAGACCGAATTTACGCAGCCCGCATTGTTCGCGCTTGAATATTCGTTGGCGAAGTTGTGGCAGTCGTGGGGCGTTGCGCCTTCGTTTGTCGCGGGCCACAGCGTTGGTGAATACGCAGCGGCATGTTTCGCCGGTATTTTTAGCCTTGAAGACGGCGTTCAACTGATCGCCGAACGGGCGCGTTTGATTCAGTCGGTGCAGGCGCCCGGCGCCATGCTTGCGTTGAGTTGTGACGAAACCACTGCGCTTGAATTGATTCAACCCTACCAGGACGTTTCAATCGCGGCGCTCAACTCGCCGACACAGACTGTCGTATCCGGCGGCGAAAGGGCAATCAAAAAAATACAGACATTGCTCAAAGAGAAGAAAATACATGCCGTCCCGTTGCGAACCTCTCATGCGTTTCATTCGCCTTTGATGGATGAAATCCTGCCGCAGTTTGAGACGTATGCGAAACAGGTTGCGTTTACTGCGCCCAAGACGGCGATGGTTTCAAACGGAACCGGGGCCTTGGCTGACCATCGAATAACAACGGCGCAGTATTGGACGGAACACATTCGCAAGCCGGTGCGCTTTATGGACGGAATGCGCGCGCTCGAAGAAAAAGGCGCGGATACGTTTGTCGAAATCGGCCCCAAACCGCTGCTGGTCAACCTGGGGCAGGCTTGCGTGAATCCAGACGGCAAAACATGGCTCGCTAGTTTGCGAAAAGAAGGTCGCGACTGGCAGGATATATCAGCGTGTCTTGGGGCGTTATATATCAACGGCGCCAAGATTGATTGGCGGGGATTTGATCGCGGCTATTCGCGTAATCGCTTGTCGCTGCCGACGTACCCATTTCAGCGCCAGCGCTATTGGGTGCGCGACGAGGCCTCGCATCAGGCGCCGCGCCTGCGCGGTCGCGCGTCACAAACCTTTCTCGGAGAACGCATGGCGCTGGCGGGCAGCGAGGAAATGCGTTTTGAATCGCGCATCTCGATTGCGGCGTTTCCGTTTTTGGCTGACCACAAAATTAATTCCCGAATGGTTTTGCCTTTGTCGGCGTTTATCGACATAGCGGCGTCCGCGTCAAAACAGATTACAGGCGCGACGGTTGTACGCATCGAAAATTTGTCGATGATGGCGCCGTGCGTTTTGGATGAGAACGCGGAGAGCGTGCTGCAAACCGTTGCGCAGCCGATTGGCGAAGGGCGCTATTCGTTTTGTATTTATAGTTCGCGCGGCGTTGAAGACAGTGAATGGCTGCAACACGCTGTCGGCGAATTTTGCGCAGGGGAAGCGTTGGACGCGCCTTCGCTCAAAGTATGGTCGGCGTCTGAAGAAAGCGAATCGTTGGCGCAAGCGCATTATCAGGCTTGCCGCAGTCGCGGCGTCGATTTCGGCCCGGCGTTTCAGGCTGTCCACGCGTTGCAACTTTCGGATGGGCGCGCACAATCTATCATTGATGCAAAAAGCCATCGCCCAGCCAAAAGATGTTTTATTGACCCTGTCTTGCTGGATGCGTGTTTTCAAACCTTGGGCGCATTTGTTCTGGAAGACAATGCAGAGCGCTTGTTTTTGCCCGTCGGTATTGAGCGGATCGAGTTGCGTTTGTGTGAAGACCGAAATGGATATGCGCAAGCAACCCATGTCGAAACCGGAGCCGACGCAGACAGCATCGTATTTGATTTTGAAATGCTTTCGTCCAAGAGCGAAGCCGTTGCAAGCATTCATGGAATGCGGCTCAAAGAAGCGCCGTCTGATTTCTTGCTAAAAGATAACCGCGCCGACATAGAATCTTTGTTCTATCACATCGAATGGACGCCTTTTGATTTACCGCAAAACACAACGCTGCAACATAAAGGGCGTTGGCTCGTTGTTTCTGAAGACGCGGCCTTTTGCGGCGCTGCAAAAAAACATTTACAACAACATGGTGGAGAATGCGAATGCGTTACGCCGCATCAGTTGTTACAACCGCAATTTGATTTAAAACGTTTTGGTCGAATGATTATTTATTGCACGGATGATGAGGCGCAAGTCGCGCAAGTTACATATCAATATACCGCTCAGTTGGTTCAAATCATTCAGCGACTGCTGAAGATGGAAGCGTCCGCGCCGCTGTTTGTGATGACCCAAAATGCGCAATGTGTTTCGCCGGATGACGACATGTCCGGCCTTGCGCAGGCGCCGTTATGGGGCGTGTTGAAATGCCTGATGCAGGAGCATCCAAATTTTTCGTGCGCGATGATTGATGTGGATGATGTTGCATCCTCTGTGAACTGGCAGGCGTTGGCGCAGATTTTATGTGCGCCGATCAATGAAAACCAATTGGGGTTGCGTGAAGGAAAATGCTACGCCGCGAGAATGGCGCGTCATCAGTTGGACAAGAATGTAACGTTGCTTTCGATCAAGCCGGATAAGGCTTATTTGATTACGGGCGGCCTGCGCGGCATCGGCTTCGCTGTTGCCGGGTGGATGGTCGAACGCGGCGCGACACACCTCGTCCTGGCAAGCCGCAGCGGAAAAATAGACGCAGCGCAAGAGCGGCGTATCAACGATTGGAAGCAGCGCGGCGTTCATGTGTATTGTGCGCGTTGCGACGTTTCGATTGCGCAGCAAGTTCAGGCGTTGGTCGAAAATTTGCCGCAAGGTTTTCCAGCGCTTGGCGGCGTTGTCCATTCAGCAGGTGTGTTAGATGACGCTTCAATCGTTAATTTGAATGAGGAGCGCATCCAAAATGTGTTCGCCCCAAAAGTGAACGGCGCGGTGAACCTGCACCAAGCAACGCAAACAATGGAATTAGATTTCTTCGTTCTGTTCTCGTCGCTCTCGACATTGTGGGGTTCGCAGGGGCAGGCCAATTACGTCGCGGCGAATTCATTTCTCGACGGATTCGCTCATTGGCGACGGGCGAAAGGCTTGCCTGCGTTGTGCGTCAACTGGGGGCCGTGGCAAGAAACCGGTATGGCGGCGAACGATGCGCTGCTTGCGCAATTCGAGTCGCAGGGCATTCGCGCCTTGCCGAACGAACGCGGCCTTGCGGCGCTGGGGCGTCTGCTTGATGCAGGCGCCGTCCAATGCGCGGTTGCGGATATTGATTGGCCCCGCTTGCTGCAACGCATCGGTTCGTCAAGCGTCCCGCCGTTGTTGGCGGATATTGCGAACAATGAGAAATCTGAAATCGCAGTTACTTCTCAAGCATCCAGTGCGAATGTGTTAGATTCGTTATTGTCGCAAACGGGCGACCAGCGCCGCCAGCGCTTGAGCGAATATTTAACGCAAAGAGTCATCGCCGTGCTGCGCATTCAGCCTGCGGAATTCGATGAGCGTACGCCGCTAAACCGCTTGGGGGTCGATTCGCTAATGGCGGTCGAACTGCGAAACCGTTTGCAGAAGGAACTAAAAGTTGACGCGCCCATTCCCATGTTTTTGGACGGGTCCGATACCCACACTTTGGTTGACCGCATCGCGCAGCGTTTTGAGCAGGCGCATCAGAACCCTTCCGTTCAGCCAACATCAAAACAGAGCGTCGCTCAATTGGCCGACAATCTGGATTCAACCAACGCCGAGCACTTGCTTGATAAAATTGATGACTTGTCGGATGAAGAAATTGACGCGCTGTTCGGTTCAGCGGTCAAAGATATGAAGCATGACACAAAATAA
- a CDS encoding cyclic nucleotide-binding domain-containing protein, with the protein MVRILQKLFQVHEGEGAKVFFFSLLGALLQAGVAIGYVGSDSLFISYLGVQSLPYIYFILPLLMFFVTPLTSLITQRVGVLKMQLLTCALLVFGGIGLYQLAEIAITSGDESYWMFFIVKLYSAICYIAVYTIYWNFVDAYFDILSAKRLFPLLSGANAVGATVGGYLVTLFMGFQIEVGYLFLLWSGLSLLSLAPIFSLRRFSTLIDLEADSSGSVRQQIYSLGQGFKKSKYVIFLTVSSFLGMILAYICEFQYMQIFEHQYTDEDSLANMLGYMFMLANIFNTIVVLLLFNRMIVNFGVRNIALIQPIAYLVLFAGYVAVFGSPESMLVMAIVGFFAYQGVQTSIEYNNFNLIINPIPREIKTSVRTIIEGWIEPFGVAVAGFTLIVFSEYIGLSHLEMSLIALWIGLVYLATILIMRAQYAGATVQSLKDEWLDFNVSETQQQRILSDEELSSLREVIQTGGVKQKLTACRMLWKHDQIAGVTELLRLWEEADADGRTIYSRLLSEMYSQNNNDVNRLILDWIVSQDEPTRQVIIKSLDQQSLASANTMLELLQSDDVEARASAAVLLWKHWDLEYASLAIREFQQLVRGSVNERLAALRSLVNTGDSRYAQYVKSYLDEEDESVRKAAHLALAHLVGVENRNLIQDVMVMMNEDDGEVRLAVFDALKQIGDSACIPLMLERADAYAPYEKRLAQQAILQLGLKSIPTCVRVLRNETYSYGGRSIAARAIAEMAFPQMQALAPSLVESEIRRSYQMIYCSQILQQFGSHQNGFVALGFFYQDEQIRSLGFILEILSLGGQIANHEMIAASLWSSSRDARSNAIETLEQSVSKSVYKKLLPLVDGRSRSNQVDFYRKKFNCDEMTIGEVIDFAWSSSNQLEKSIAAQVQFEWEDNNTESGADHFDQLLRRLCEDLDPSETSVRQVLTAMLRRVEGEVVDTIVDRIVCMKRTTIFSAVPVFELQELAAKMKTILFAPDETIYQEGEAANSFYLLDEGSVVLSSESSVVIAYGDVIGEKVIMGSQFREENASAETSVKVYELSLEYLEEFGKIHPNLSIKLHGMFALK; encoded by the coding sequence ATGGTCCGTATTCTTCAAAAACTGTTTCAAGTTCATGAGGGAGAAGGAGCGAAAGTCTTCTTCTTTTCGTTGTTGGGGGCGTTGTTGCAGGCTGGCGTAGCCATTGGTTATGTCGGTTCTGACTCGCTGTTTATTTCTTACCTTGGCGTACAAAGCCTTCCTTATATCTATTTTATTCTGCCGCTCTTGATGTTTTTCGTCACGCCGTTGACGTCGTTGATTACACAGCGGGTCGGCGTGTTGAAGATGCAATTGCTGACATGCGCCTTGTTAGTTTTTGGCGGCATAGGGCTGTACCAATTAGCGGAAATTGCAATCACGTCCGGCGATGAATCCTATTGGATGTTTTTTATTGTCAAACTCTACAGCGCAATTTGTTATATTGCGGTTTATACCATTTATTGGAATTTTGTTGACGCCTATTTTGATATTTTAAGCGCCAAGCGGTTGTTTCCCCTTTTGAGCGGGGCGAATGCCGTTGGCGCAACCGTGGGCGGCTATTTAGTTACGCTTTTTATGGGTTTCCAAATTGAAGTCGGCTATTTATTTTTGCTTTGGTCGGGGTTGAGTTTACTTTCATTGGCGCCAATTTTCAGCCTGCGGAGGTTTTCGACGCTGATTGATTTGGAGGCGGATTCATCTGGTTCGGTCCGGCAACAGATTTATTCATTAGGGCAGGGATTTAAGAAATCAAAATATGTTATTTTTCTGACCGTTTCATCGTTTCTGGGGATGATTCTGGCTTATATCTGTGAATTTCAGTATATGCAGATTTTTGAGCATCAATATACGGATGAAGATTCACTCGCCAATATGTTGGGGTATATGTTCATGTTGGCGAACATATTTAATACCATTGTTGTTTTGTTATTGTTTAACCGGATGATTGTGAACTTTGGCGTGAGAAATATTGCGTTGATCCAGCCAATCGCTTACTTAGTTTTATTTGCAGGCTACGTGGCTGTGTTTGGTTCTCCAGAATCAATGTTAGTTATGGCAATCGTCGGTTTCTTTGCTTATCAGGGAGTTCAAACATCCATTGAGTATAATAACTTTAATTTAATTATTAACCCGATTCCCCGTGAAATTAAAACGTCAGTGCGCACCATTATTGAAGGCTGGATTGAGCCGTTCGGCGTTGCGGTCGCGGGTTTTACACTGATTGTTTTTAGCGAATATATTGGACTTTCACACCTCGAAATGTCATTAATTGCACTTTGGATTGGTTTAGTCTATTTGGCGACAATATTAATTATGCGCGCACAATATGCTGGCGCAACCGTGCAGAGCCTCAAGGATGAATGGCTTGATTTTAATGTTTCAGAAACGCAACAACAACGCATATTAAGTGATGAAGAACTGTCTTCTCTGCGGGAAGTGATTCAAACCGGCGGCGTAAAACAAAAATTGACGGCGTGCCGGATGCTGTGGAAGCATGACCAGATTGCAGGCGTGACGGAACTCTTGCGATTGTGGGAAGAAGCGGACGCGGATGGACGTACTATATATAGCCGATTATTAAGCGAGATGTATAGCCAGAATAACAACGATGTGAACCGTTTAATTCTCGATTGGATCGTATCGCAAGATGAGCCAACGCGCCAAGTCATCATAAAATCTCTCGATCAACAAAGCCTTGCGTCTGCGAACACCATGCTTGAACTATTACAATCAGATGATGTTGAGGCGCGGGCCTCCGCGGCTGTATTGTTGTGGAAGCATTGGGATTTAGAGTACGCCTCGCTTGCGATCCGGGAGTTTCAGCAACTGGTGCGCGGCAGCGTAAACGAACGGTTGGCGGCGTTGCGTTCGCTGGTGAATACGGGAGATAGCCGTTACGCGCAATATGTCAAAAGTTATCTGGATGAAGAAGATGAGAGCGTGCGCAAGGCGGCGCATCTCGCCTTAGCCCACTTAGTAGGTGTTGAAAACCGCAATCTTATTCAAGATGTAATGGTGATGATGAATGAAGATGACGGCGAGGTGCGGCTTGCTGTTTTTGATGCGCTAAAACAGATTGGCGACTCCGCTTGCATCCCCTTAATGTTAGAGCGCGCCGACGCCTATGCGCCGTATGAAAAACGGCTGGCGCAACAGGCCATTTTACAATTGGGGCTTAAATCCATTCCGACTTGCGTCCGGGTGCTTCGGAATGAAACGTATTCGTACGGCGGACGCTCGATCGCTGCGCGCGCGATTGCAGAAATGGCTTTCCCTCAGATGCAGGCACTGGCGCCGAGCCTGGTTGAAAGCGAAATTCGGCGGTCGTATCAGATGATTTATTGCAGCCAGATCTTGCAACAATTCGGTTCGCACCAAAACGGCTTTGTTGCATTAGGCTTTTTTTATCAGGATGAACAAATTCGTTCTCTGGGATTTATTTTAGAGATACTGTCATTGGGCGGACAGATTGCAAACCATGAAATGATTGCGGCGTCGTTGTGGTCATCAAGTCGGGATGCGCGAAGCAACGCCATCGAAACCTTAGAACAGTCTGTGAGTAAATCCGTCTATAAAAAATTGCTCCCGCTTGTTGATGGCCGCTCTCGTAGCAATCAAGTCGATTTTTACCGCAAAAAATTCAACTGTGATGAGATGACCATTGGCGAAGTGATCGATTTTGCTTGGTCGAGTTCAAACCAACTCGAAAAATCCATTGCGGCCCAAGTGCAGTTTGAGTGGGAAGACAATAATACCGAATCGGGCGCCGACCATTTTGATCAATTATTGCGGCGCCTGTGTGAAGACTTAGACCCGTCTGAAACATCGGTGCGACAGGTTCTTACGGCAATGTTGAGACGGGTCGAAGGCGAAGTGGTTGATACGATTGTTGACCGAATTGTATGCATGAAACGCACGACCATTTTTTCAGCAGTGCCTGTGTTTGAATTGCAGGAGCTTGCGGCAAAAATGAAGACGATATTATTTGCGCCTGATGAAACGATTTATCAAGAAGGTGAAGCGGCGAATTCTTTCTATTTGCTTGATGAAGGCTCCGTTGTGCTTTCGTCAGAATCAAGCGTTGTGATTGCGTATGGCGACGTCATTGGCGAGAAGGTAATTATGGGAAGCCAGTTTCGCGAAGAAAACGCCTCTGCAGAAACGAGTGTTAAAGTGTATGAATTATCGCTTGAATATCTCGAGGAGTTTGGAAAAATCCACCCCAATTTATCCATAAAATTACATGGTATGTTTGCATTGAAGTGA
- a CDS encoding glycosyl hydrolase family 28 protein, translating to MNGLYFNLLAAPRLFLILSVGAISLLNLTNLEAKTTFAVVEYGAVGDGLTLDTDAINQAISACAEAGGGQVVFTPGAYLTGSIHLKSHVGLTLEAGARIVGSQDLDQYQHPAIPSGKPESRWGKWHRGLIVGDNIENVSISGAGVIDGAKVFDPKGEEKMRGPHTVVFTGCRNVSVRDVTVIDSANYAFLFFASDDIEFRNVVMKGGWDGIHFRGWKDQPCRRITITGCEFYTGDDSIAGRYWDDVVISNCIINSSCNGIRVIGPADNLIIHDCLFFGPGRYDHRSSKRTNMLAGVNLQPGGWDATEGSSDNIVMSNLTMRDVATPFHFILKPGNTSDGIVVSRVDATGVYRSACTVESWAETPFKNVTFRDVSVRYLGGESKATMKTVKSPGVDARPLPAWGFYARNVEALRLENISLKFEEDDVRPVMMMENVNGLDIESLSASRSPHAKKTAIFNDVKAIQVDAAAQTFIGK from the coding sequence ATGAATGGGCTGTATTTCAATTTATTAGCGGCGCCGCGTTTATTTCTGATTCTTTCTGTAGGAGCCATCTCTCTGTTGAATTTAACCAATCTTGAAGCGAAAACGACATTCGCTGTAGTTGAATATGGCGCTGTCGGCGACGGGCTAACCCTCGATACCGACGCGATCAATCAGGCGATCTCCGCCTGCGCCGAAGCGGGCGGTGGTCAGGTCGTGTTTACGCCCGGGGCGTATCTTACGGGCAGCATTCATCTTAAAAGCCATGTCGGGCTGACGCTTGAGGCGGGCGCGCGTATTGTCGGCAGCCAAGACCTCGATCAATATCAGCATCCCGCGATCCCGTCCGGCAAGCCTGAATCACGTTGGGGCAAATGGCATCGCGGGCTGATCGTGGGCGACAACATCGAAAACGTCTCGATTTCGGGCGCGGGCGTGATCGACGGCGCCAAGGTGTTTGACCCCAAGGGCGAAGAGAAAATGCGCGGCCCTCACACGGTGGTATTCACTGGATGCCGCAATGTGTCGGTGCGTGATGTGACCGTGATTGATTCGGCTAATTATGCGTTCTTGTTTTTCGCCAGCGATGATATCGAATTTCGCAACGTGGTGATGAAAGGCGGTTGGGACGGTATCCACTTTCGCGGTTGGAAAGACCAGCCCTGCCGTCGTATCACCATCACCGGCTGCGAATTTTACACGGGCGACGATTCAATCGCCGGGCGCTATTGGGACGACGTCGTCATCTCAAATTGCATCATCAATTCGTCTTGCAACGGCATCCGCGTGATCGGCCCTGCGGATAATCTGATCATTCACGACTGCCTGTTTTTCGGGCCGGGGCGCTATGATCACCGCAGTTCAAAACGCACCAACATGCTGGCGGGCGTCAACCTTCAGCCCGGCGGGTGGGACGCCACCGAAGGCAGTTCAGATAACATCGTTATGTCGAACCTGACCATGCGCGATGTGGCGACGCCGTTTCATTTTATCTTGAAACCCGGTAACACCTCTGATGGAATCGTTGTCAGCCGGGTTGATGCGACCGGCGTCTATCGCTCAGCCTGCACGGTCGAAAGTTGGGCGGAGACGCCGTTTAAAAACGTGACCTTTCGCGATGTCAGTGTTCGGTATCTCGGCGGTGAATCCAAAGCAACCATGAAGACCGTGAAGTCGCCGGGCGTCGATGCGCGTCCGCTGCCCGCGTGGGGATTCTATGCGAGGAATGTTGAAGCGCTGCGTTTGGAAAACATCAGCCTGAAGTTTGAAGAAGACGATGTCCGCCCTGTGATGATGATGGAAAACGTCAATGGTCTCGACATCGAGAGTCTATCGGCTTCTCGCTCGCCTCACGCCAAAAAAACCGCCATCTTTAATGACGTGAAAGCGATTCAAGTTGACGCCGCCGCCCAAACTTTTATTGGAAAATAA